Proteins co-encoded in one Cydia splendana chromosome 11, ilCydSple1.2, whole genome shotgun sequence genomic window:
- the LOC134795215 gene encoding uncharacterized protein LOC134795215: MLFGVQSEYGLKHEQLISTTTDNGSNFVKAFREFGIADYVPDFSGLQDTMELDNLSTSDILYEEVLLVNNSEELETRGLYLPRHLRCASHTLSLLATTDLNNFIRGDSLISRIHYSAIAKCTLLWNMSRRPKSAEIIKDHLGHQLLYPCPTRWNSLYDAILHLMKSKTTLNGLFEKLGKPNTFSAVEFEYLEEFLEVLKPIASALDYLQGDNCYYGKLLPTLMSVKTKLERQRDSNLRHFPRVLPKLLESLGNRFEKFLQLTPEANEAILAACFHPAYKMRWLPESCPIEDKQRLQNLAITTLESASELPRSSSSSSKNEDDDFIVFADYTRDRPATSMELELVSFFNDKGKDLSVLQRYPNVRKMFIKFNTSLCSSGPVERLFSLAGFIHSPTRRNLSDNTFKNLVYMKGNSVFNS, translated from the exons ATGCTATTTGGTGTCCAGTCTGAGTATGGACTAAAACATGAACAGTTGATTTCGACCACTACAGACAATGGGTCTAATTTCGTTAAGGCGTTCAGAGAATTTGGTATTGCTGATTATGTACCAGATTTCTCAGGTCTTCAAG ATACGATGGAATTGGATAATTTGAGCACAAGTGACATTTTATATGAAGAGGTGCTTTTAGTTAATAATTCCGAAGAACTTGAAACAAGGGGCTTGTATTTACCACGACATCTGAGATGTGCCAGTCACACCCTAAGCCTGTTGGCCACAACAGACTTGAATAATTTCATAAGAGGAGATTCTCTTATTAGCAGAATCCATTATTCTGCTATTGCCAAATGCACCCTGCTCTGGAACATGTCAAGGAGACCAAAGTCTGCAGAAATAATTAAAGATCATCTTGGGCATCAGCTATTATACCCATGCCCAACAAGGTGGAATTCCCTGTACGACGCCATTCTCCATCTCATGAAAAGCAAAACCACATTGAATGGTTTATTTGAAAAGTTAGGCAAACCAAACACATTCTCTGCAGTAGAATTCGAATACTTAGAAGAGTTTTTGGAGGTTTTAAAACCGATCGCATCAGCTCTTGACTATCTTCAAGGAGATAATTGCTATTATGGTAAACTTTTACCCACATTGATGAGTGTTAAAACCAAACTGGAAAGACAACGAGACAGCAATCTGCGCCACTTCCCTAGAGTTTTACCAAAACTACTAGAAAGTTTAGGAAACAGATTTGAGAAATTTCTCCAACTGACACCTGAGGCCAATGAAGCGATTCTGGCAGCATGCTTCCACCCAGCGTACAAAATGCGATGGCTGCCAGAATCCTGTCCAATTGAAGACAAGCAAAGGTTACAAAACCTTGCGATCACGACGTTAGAATCTGCTTCAGAACTTCCTAGAAGTAGTAGTAGTTCGAGCAAGAATGAAGACGATGATTTCATCGTCTTCGCTGACTATACACGTGATAGGCCGGCCACGTCTATGGAGTTAGAACTAGTGAGTTTTTTTAATGATAAGGGGAAAGACCTTAGTGTCCTTCAACGGTACCCAAACGTTAGAAAAATGTTCATCAAATTTAATACGAGCTTATGCTCTTCCGGTCCAGTTGAAAGACTGTTTTCTTTGGCTGGATTTATTCATTCGCCAACTAGACGGAACTTATCCGACAACACTTTTAAGAATTTAGTTTATATGAAGGGGAATTCCGTTTTTAACTCATAA